One Helianthus annuus cultivar XRQ/B chromosome 12, HanXRQr2.0-SUNRISE, whole genome shotgun sequence genomic region harbors:
- the LOC110926551 gene encoding phosphomannomutase/phosphoglucomutase, with product MSSTLSPSTSLNNNTPINHNFPSSPKPRTLLKTLNFPFSIPSKLTLISPKSSTTTNYNELGLDEEMGQIKRLQNGSDVRGVAVEGEPGRKVNLTPPAVEAIAESFGEWVRDGLVKEKGRPSEDVRVSLGRDPRISGGSLSVAIFSGLGRAGCITYDMGLATTPACFMSTVLPLFSYDASIMMTASHLPYTRNGLKFFTKKGGLTSSEVEEICNKAALKYANRLTKVSTLLKTTPTRVDFMSVYAKHLRDIIKERVNHPHHYDTPLEGFQIIVNAGNGSGGFFTFDVLDKLGADTFGSLNLTPDGMFPNHIPNPEDEVAMSVTRTAVLETSADLGIVFDTDVDRSGVVDKNGNPINGDKLIALMAAIVLKEHPGSTIVTDARTSLALTRFITDRGGHHCLYRVGYRNVIDKGVQLNEDGVDAHLMMETSGHGALKENYFLDDGAYMVVKIIIEMVRMKLEGSNEGIGSLIKDLEEPLESVVLRMDILSEPKHAKAQAVEIIETFKTYVQEGRLAGWELDACGDCWVSDGCLVDSNDTPAPVDAQMYRAKVSNNENGQYGWLHIRQSIHNPNIAVNMQSSVLGGCLSMAQVFLDKFLIPSGMDKDLDFSQINKYAKNGSMS from the exons ATGTCTTCCACTTTATCCCCCTCAACTTCCCTAAATAACAATACTCCCATTAATCACAACTTTCCATCATCACCTAAACCTAGAACCCTCCTCAAAACACTCAACTTTCCATTCTCTATCCCATCAAAACTAACTCTCATTTCACCCAAATCTTCCACCACTACAAACTACAATGAACTCGGGTTGGATGAGGAAATGGGCCAAATCAAAAGGCTTCAAAACGGGTCAGATGTTCGAGGCGTGGCTGTGGAAGGGGAACCCGGACGGAAGGTGAACCTTACGCCACCTGCGGTGGAAGCTATAGCCGAGAGTTTTGGAGAGTGGGTGAGAGATGGATTGGTTAAGGAGAAAGGAAGACCATCCGAAGATGTCCGCGTTTCACTTGGGCGGGACCCGAGGATATCGGGTGGGTCGTTGAGTGTGGCAATATTTTCGGGTTTGGGTCGGGCTGGCTGTATAACTTATGATATGGGACTAGCGACTACACCAGCATGTTTCATGAGCACAGTGTTGCCACTATTTTCATACGATGCTTCCATAATG ATGACAGCGTCTCACTTGCCATACACACGGAATGGTCTAAAATTCTTTACAAAGAAAGGAGGACTAACGTCGTCAGAGGTTGAAGAAATTTGCAACAAAGCTGCGTTGAAATATGCAAACCGGCTAACAAAGGTGTCTACATTACTCAAGACGACTCCTACACGAGTCGATTTCATGAGTGTTTATGCAAAACATCTTCGAGACATCATTAAGGAGAGAGTAAATCATCCACATCACTATGACACCCCTCTTGAAGGGTTTCAG ATAATAGTGAATGCCGGAAATGGGTCAGGAGGGTTCTTTACCTTCGATGTATTAGACAAGTTAGGTGCAGACACATTTGGCTCTTTAAACCTTACACCAGACGGCATGTTTCCAAACCATATCCCGAACCCTGAGGACGAGGTTGCAATGTCTGTAACACGAACTGCTGTGCTCGAAACCTCGGCTGATCTTGGCATTGTTTTTGATACTGATGTGGACCGTAGTGGAGTTGTTGACAAAAACGGAAACCCCATAAATGGTGACAAGTTAATTGCACTTATGGCTGCCATTGTCCTAAAGGAACATCCCGGTTCGACCATTGTGACTGATGCTCGAACCAGTTTGGCTCTCACCCGGTTCATCACTGATCGTGGTGGCCATCATTGTTTGTATCGCGTTGGTTACCGGAATGTTATTGACAAGGGTGTTCAACTTAATGAAGATGGTGTTGATGCTCACCTTATGATGGAAACCTCCGGTCATGGTGCTCTTAAAGAAAACTATTTTCTTGATGATG GTGCATATATGGTGGTAAAGATCATTATAGAAATGGTAAGAATGAAACTAGAGGGTTCAAATGAAGGAATTGGAAGTTTGATAAAAGATCTTGAAGAGCCACTAGAATCCGTAGTGTTAAGAATGGACATCCTTTCCGAGCCTAAACATGCCAAGGCTCAAGCCGTTGAGATCATAGAGACATTCAAAACTTACGTACAG GAAGGGAGGTTAGCAGGATGGGAGTTAGATGCTTGTGGAGATTGTTGGGTAAGTGATGGTTGCCTGGTTGACTCCAATGACACTCCTGCTCCTGTTGACGCTCAAATGTACAG GGCTAAGGTTTCAAACAATGAAAACGGACAATACGGATGGTTACACATCAGACAAAGTATTCATAATCCAAATATAGCAGTCAATATGCAGTCGTCTGTGCTTGGTGGTTGCTTATCAATGGCTCAAGTTTTCTTAGATAA GTTTCTCATTCCAAGTGGAATGGATAAAGATCTTGACTTCTCTCAGATCAACAAGTATGCTAAGAATGGAAGCATGAGCTAG